The genomic segment ATTTATCAATATCGAAGGTATGGCTGGACTTGGGTTGCAGGTAAATAAAGAGCAACGTCCCATAGAACACGACCACCACTGTCAGATGGGAGCTGCAGGTGGAGAAGGCTTTGTACCTCCCCTCAGTTGACCTCATTCTCAGAATAGCCACAAGAATTAGCATGTAGGATACAAGAACAATCAAAAGGGAAGAGAGCAAATTACAGCCTGAAAAGATCAAAATGATCAATTCTAGTTCATGTGTGTCAGAACAGAGAATGGATATCAGAGGGAGGCagtcacaataaaaataactgatgATGTTCGAGCCACAGAAGGACAGTCTAAATAACTTAACTGTGAGAAACAGCGACACAAACGTGCTGTAGAGATAGGGAGTAAGTACCAGCACCCAGCGCACTTTCTCTGCCATGACGACCAGGTAGAGGAGaggtttgcagatggccacgtAGCGATCATAGGCCATTGCTGACAGAATGAACAGTTCAGTGATGATGAAAATCTCAAACAAGGCTAGCTGAGTGGCACACCAATTATAGGAAATTGTATTTTTGTGCACCACAAAATTTGCCATCATTTTAGGGCCAACGACAGTGGAGTAACCGAGATCAGTAATGGACAAATGTCGAAGGAAAAAGTACATGGGAGTATGCAGTTTGGAGTCCAAATGGGTCAGGATGACCATGCCTAGATTGCCCATTACTGTGACCGCATATATGGCCAGGAAGATCCCAAAGAGAGGTGCCTGCAGCACAGGGTTGTCAGTGATCCCCATGAGAACAAACTCAGTCACCTTGGTCACGGCAGTATGATTGCGTTTCTCCATATTGCTTAGGAACCTGTGTAGAGTATAAAATTAATACTTACATTTGGGATGCTATCTTCCAAGTGAATTTAATACATAACATATAAGATACATGggcattttctttgtcttcaattATAAATAGAGGCAACTCTTCTCATCAAGCCAAAGCTATAATACCTATGCTCACATTGTAGTGTAAGTGCCTGACAATTAGCTTTCTCGATTGTACTGTTCCAACCATGGTTTGTTGATTGCCGAGACATTTATTTCAATGACATCCATCTGGAATAAATGTATTGCAACTACACAattagaaaaagagctaagctgCCTCACCTGTAAAGGTCAGTTTTACAGAGCCCTGGGTAACCTAGTAACTGACTGCTTGAAAAACCCTGATTTTGCCTTTCTGCACTTTGCCGAAACGCCAGCTCTGGTAGGGAAGTGTCTGGGGGGCTTGCCACAGTAGTGAGGTCCAGGTGGGTGTCCTCAAGCATTCCTAGCTGACAGCATCGCTGTTGATAGTCTGAGACTGGTACGACACACACAGTCACCGAGCCTTCAGTCAGGTATGCCTTAAAGGGGCAAGGTATTTTGAAGTGGTTGTTTTGATACATCTTTGTGACCTCCCTTTTTGATCTAAAGTCATTTTAAGTATGTTGAAAGACTGATCTATTTTAagctttttcaatattttaattaatttgtaaaCAAACAGAGACACCTAAACCGTATACCTTACATTATTGACAATCGTCTGCTTAGAGTAGCAAGACGAAAGACTTTCTAAACTGTTGGTGGAACGATGAATCAGGCAGTGATGGGGGAAAATTTGACcgttatatacacatatatttcagCACGTCTTACTATAAATTCAGCTTGTTTACCCCATACAAAATCTAAGGCTGTGATATGTTAATTTTAGGATTTTATTATTAATAGCTTATCCCTTATTTGGCACATCTGTTGTTTCTGCCTATTGAATCACTCCTAATAATTTTCCAACCATGCAAGCCTCTTTGGCATACAGAGAACTTGGCCATTCCGATTATTCAGAAACTCTTAATGGAGATGCGTGGGAAGAAGAATACAAGTGACTATGGAGCACTGATAGAGGActcactgtgtgctgggcacttttCTGAGCACTTTACGTAAATTCACTCATGGGGTCCACACAGTCAGCAGGAAGTAGATAGTAAAACCACATCCATTTGAGAGTCAAGGAACCCAAAGCACAGGAGTGGAATAAATTAACGATGGTCCCTCCAATAATGGAAGgtggagtcaggattcaaatAAAGCCATATGTCttcagaatacatttttataaacacaatgttttctttttattaatataacaTTGAATAGGTAGAAAGTAAAAAAGTGACAAAGAAGGGACACTTCATAAATACAGACAAAACCCTTGCTACAAGAGGGGACTGAAACGGTACGTTCATCTGAAAACTAAGGTGGTCTAAATGTACATGTTCTACACATTAATTCTATTAATGACACAAAATGTATATTGCTAAGAAAAAGCAGTTTTATAGGACACAATGCTCTTCAAGATCTTTGGTTTAAGCTGTTTACCCACAGAAATTTCCAAACCAGTGTTTTTCACTCACCTGAGTGGAGAATCTACTTTGATTTCATACTGTTTTAATCCTCATCCGTCATTAGAGAATATATGTAGGTGTTCTACCCTCTCGACactcattttgttaatgttttaatttgattAAAGTATAACAAATATTGCATAATATTACCCAAGGGAGAGAGTACTCTAGTTTCTATTAATTATTCTGGGAATGTACCATTAAGAAAAGTCAAAAGTATTTATGTGGGtctaactgaaaaaataaattatgcaatATCACTAAACACTGGAATTATGAATATGTCTTTGTCAGTATCTCCATTACACATCATGCACATATTAGGTACAGTATATACGTATACACACAATGTATGAGGAAATGAAATTTAcatcttaaaaaaagattatacaaCATTTGGTTGGCATAAACCAATGTTTTATTACTTGTATTGTGGCTGCCAATAAATCAgtagtaaaatttttcttcatttgtttataaggtttatttcatttttatctgtttttaaggatttctctttatcattggttttcaaaaacttaattatgatatatttggtttaatttcctttctgtttattttgctttgaatTATATTAGCTTCTTATATTTTTAGGAttataggatttaaaaaaattaaatttggaaGAAGTTTTGGCCAACATTTCTTCCAATAGCTTTTGCCTGATATAGTTCATTCTTTCAAATTGGGCCCACATTTAAATGGACAGTATGTAGCTTATTATTGTTCTGCAGATCACTGAGATGATTTTCATGGTGTTTGTTTAGTATTTTGCTTCCTCTATGGCTTCATTTTGGGTAGTTTCTACTGAGATATGTTTAAGTGTAGttatcatttttttcagtgtatAATATGCTATTCCTCtcattcaataactatttgttcATATCTAAAATTGTGTGTTAGTCTCTGGCAGTCCCAGAAAGTTAGTATTGTTATGAAACCCCTCAGTTATACGGAACATTGTTTTGTACTGGTCTCAGCCCATCGATACCCAATGTTGTGGACGGATGGACCAGTCCTTGTAATTCTTATTATGACTGCACGATGCTCTTCAGCAGTAACTATCAGGAAACTTTACAAAGGTACAGGTTTATTCCTTGCAAGTCCTGGAAATTACATAGCACATCTGGGGCCAGACATCAAGGTTGCAGGTAGAAAGAAAAAGCTCCTAGGGTCTGGGGTTCCACTTTTATGTGGCTCTAGGGTAGGAACATAGGGTCTCTGGCCTATTCTTCATGGGCAAATTTAGAACGTAAGAGTgggaatttaaagccctggaaGAGAAAACGACTTGTAGCCCAAATTGTCAGTTACTGAAATCAAGCAAGATCTACAAAACAAAGGAGCCTCAATGGGAGGAGGCCTCCCGGCTCTTTAACTAATTGTGTGGCTAGCAGTGTATTTACTCAAGATAGAagtctttttcacccagccccccaagtcccctcccagctggcaaccaccagtctgttctctgtgtctgtgagcctgtttctgtgtcatgtgttcatttatttttctctttagattccatatgtaaataaaatcatatggtatttgtctttctctgtcagacgttttacttagcataataccctctaggtccatctatgccatcataaatggtaagatttcattcttttatggacaagtaatattccattgtatatagagagtaccaccacttttttaacCACTCGTCTATTAATGGgcagttgggttgcttccatcacttggctgttgtaaataatgctgcagtgaacataggggtgcatatatactttcaaattactgtttggGATTCCTTCAAATATACGCCCAGAAGTAGAAATGCTGGGtcttaaggcagttccatttttaattttttgagaaacctcggtactgttttccatagtggctgcatcaatctgcactcccaacagtgcacaagggttccttgaacaaagtgaaaaaattaagaagtaaaaattggtacTAACAAAATAGTCACAGTGATAGAAACTCAACATTGAGaattagtcaataatattgtaatattatGTAGGTAGTTTAAATATTGGGGtgaccactttgtaaagcatgTGATTATCTAATGGCTATACTGCATACCTGCaactagtacaaaataatgttgaatgtaaactgtaattgaaaaaaaatatagcAGTCTTTGAAGAGGATGCCTCTTTGAAATTGATGCCTGGGCATCCAAAACTCAAGTCCCGAACTTGCAttacaaaaagaagataaaaagcaaaCACTAATGTCAGGGCTTACACTCTAAACAGATATACATACGTATGTGTATAGTGGTTTGAAGTCTTTGCCTGATAATTCTTTTCATCACTGTTATTTCAAGATCTATGTTAATCATCTCCTGGGGTATCACATGGTCCTGCTTTCACGTATGTCTAATACTTGTGATTGGATGGAGAATTTCATGAATTTTATGCTAATGCATATTATAATATCTTTCTGTCTTCCTAAAAAAatcttcagtgtttttttaacAAGGATCAGATGGCACTTTCTTGAGGCTTATTTCCAAACTCTATGAGTAGCAATcctaagtaatttttatttctgaggtcTCTACCAGATGCCCTGGTGTTAAACAAGGATTCTATTCTCTGGATTTTGGAACTCTAATGTCTTCCTGCCCTCTCTGCAACCTCTGAACTGTCCAGCTTACAAGTCTCTGGTCATTCTTTTAACAGCCTGGTGGATTTTGACTGTAGGCATGCCCAGTTCAGTGTTCAGCCAGAAACTCAAGGAGCCCTTTAGTGGAGGAAAGGATGAGCAACAAGAGAATGAGATGAGGTGTGGGGAACAAAGAGCAACCTGCCAGAAGTATGTCATCATTATCTGCAATTACTTTGAATGTATATGGATTAAATTATCCAAAAGTAGAGTTCGGCagaataggttttttaaaaaatcataatccaactatatgctgtctgcaagagacttaattttattttatttattttatttattgtttttcaggtacagttgtctccattttcccccatcactcccccaaccccatccaaccccacctcctgccttttggctttgtccatgggtcctttatacatgttccttgatgacccttccccttcattcccccttttctccctgttacccctcctcccctctggttaccataagtttgttctttatttcaatgtctctggttctattttgctcatttgttgttttgttggttaggttccacttatagatgagatcatatggtatttgcctttcaccatctggcttagttcatttagcaaaatgctctacacaacactgaacaaagaaattaaggaatccacaaacaaatggatGCATATACTgcgttcatggattggaagaattaacatcatcaaaatgtccatactacccaaagaaatttatagatttaactcaattccaattaaaataccaatgatatatttcacagatatagaacaaatatttcaaaaatttatatggaaccataaacaaccatgaaaagctgcagcaattttgagtaAGACGAGCAaggtaggaaggatcacaattcctgacatcaaactatattacaaggccatggtaatcaaaacagtctggtactggcataagaacagacacatcgatcaatgaaacagaatagagagcctagaaataaacccaagtctctatggtctgTGAATATTTGCCAAAGggtgcagaagcataaaatggagtaaaaatagcctcttcaacaaatgttgttgggagatctggacagctatatgcaaaaaaaagagagagagagagagacttactTTATTTACACTGTTGTATTAGAttcagaaaacagaataaaatcaaaattgaaaAGATCCTtgagctatatgcaaaaaaaaaaagagagagagagagagagagagagagagagagaaggagacttACTTTATTTACACTGTTGTATTAGAttcagaaaacagaataaaatcaaaactaaaaagaTCCTTGAGctaaaaaataatagcaattaaaagacaaaaacaaacatatagtTTACTGAGGTAGAATTTAGCATTTCAACTGGGAGAAATGTCAGGTTCTGTGATTTTACTAGATGAAACACTGAGTTAAAAACAAGAAATGCTAAGGCAGAAGTATCATTTAATTGAGATCTGAAATAGGAGGATTAATTTGGCTGAATATTAGAAAACAATCTATTTGTGCATTATAATGAATTTTTGCTCTGGAGTCAAAagaatgtaattatatatattagaaatattgTGACATTTGCCTTTATCAGAATTCAGTAGAACAATAGTCCATATTGAATATTAAATTCAAAGTTTGCACTGATTCTTACAGACCCTATGGAAGGCTTTTTTTACCTCTTTGTTCCTTAAGCTGTATATCAAGGGATTAAGCATAGGGATCACTAATGTGTAAAACACAGAGGCCACTTTATCAGTATCAAAGGAGCGAGCAGCTTTGGGCTGAGTGTACATAAATAGTAGAGAGCTATAGAATACAACCACCACAGTCAGATGAGAACCACATGTGGAAAAAGCTTTTTTCCTGCCCTCTGCAGAATGCATTCGAAATATGGCTCTCAGAATCATAATGTATGACACCAAAACTATCAGCAGAGAAGAGAGCAAATTAAATGCTGAAAATAGTATGATCAGCAATTCTATTTCTTGTGCATTTGAACAGAGCAAAAGTAACAAAGGAACATCATCACAGTAGAAATGATTTATGATATTAGAGCCACAAAAGGTCAATGTAAAAATCTTAATAGTGAACATTAGAGCCTGAAAGGTACTGTAGAGGTAAGGAATACCCACCAGCACACGACAACGTCTCTGGGACATAATGACATTGTAGAGCAAAGGGTTGCAAATGGCTGaatagcggtcataggccatggctGACAAGATGAAAAATTCACTGAtaataaacataaggaagaaagccAACTGTGTGGCACACgcataatatgaaataatattttgatccACAACAAAATTTGCCAGCATCTTGGGACAAATGACAGTAGAATTACCAAGATCGATGAAAGCCAGGTGTTTGATGAAAAAATACATAGGTGTGTGTAGGCGGGAGTCCACCTGGATTAAGATGATCATGCCCAGGTTGCCTACCACTGTGACTGTGTAGACAATGAGGAAGGCCATGAACAGTGGCATCTGCAGCTCAGGCTGCCTTGTGACTCCCATCAGAACGAATTCTGTCAATGATGTTAAATTCCGTTGGCCCATCTAGTCCAGTCAGCTCTTCTGGAAAGAAACAGAGGGGTTTTTATTAGCTTTCATGTAGAGTCATCTAAACAAATTATACTCTTTGCAGACACATTGAACAAACACGTTTTTCATAATAGGAGATAGAGAATAATTCCCAcatctgattttaaaagtaaaatagaattagataaaattagataaaattaaatagataGTGATAGAATTTTAACTTCTCAAGAGAAGAGACCCACAGGAAACACATGCACTGTTGTGACAGGTTAAACTCTCACTAGAGTCAACAATGTTTGGGACAACATatccactgattttttaaaagccatataaatattagatatatttatttaacctACACAATAACATCACAATTTTTCTTTAGTACACTTACATTTCTATCTGAGAATCCTTGTGAATATTTGATTTTCTAAATGAGAGAGGCAGAGATAATATGAAGTGAATGAAGTTTAAGATTTTAGGTCCCTCTTTTGCACTTTTAAGACCTAGGTGGGGCCTTAACAATACACCcccaaagtgatttatttttgtcAAAGTTGCAAATGTAAGACATTTTAACCTCAACCAAGCCCAATTTGTCTTCGCATTCCAACTTTACTCCACATTCAACTAATATTATAGTTGATATCAACTAATATCAACTATGGTTGACATGTGTACAAACATTTGTGGTGTCCAGCTAAAGAGAGATTGAGTTAATAATACTTTATTTGATGGGTAGTGGGCGTGTTTGTAAGAGTCAAATTTATCATTGAGTAATGCTATCCACTCTGGTATTGTAATGGCTTCTGAGAAGTCTCTTACCACCCAAAATGCAGAGATAGGTCTGGAATGttactaatacaaataatatatttataattttataatgtatgCAACTACTTGTTTGCTGaccactgaaatttttaaaactcttttttccttctaataatTATTCACATTTATGCCTTAATTTACATGTATaactattattcatttttaaagaaaaaaagtctttcaaTTAGTAAAAACTTTAAGAGGTATAATATCT from the Desmodus rotundus isolate HL8 chromosome 5, HLdesRot8A.1, whole genome shotgun sequence genome contains:
- the LOC112319914 gene encoding olfactory receptor 8K1, whose product is MEKRNHTAVTKVTEFVLMGITDNPVLQAPLFGIFLAIYAVTVMGNLGMVILTHLDSKLHTPMYFFLRHLSITDLGYSTVVGPKMMANFVVHKNTISYNWCATQLALFEIFIITELFILSAMAYDRYVAICKPLLYLVVMAEKVRWVLVLTPYLYSTFVSLFLTVKLFRLSFCGSNIISYFYCDCLPLISILCSDTHELELIILIFSGCNLLSSLLIVLVSYMLILVAILRMRSTEGRYKAFSTCSSHLTVVVVFYGTLLFIYLQPKSSHTFDIDKLASVFYTLVIPMLNPLIYSLRNKDVKDALKRTLTNWCKISS
- the LOC112319913 gene encoding olfactory receptor 8K5, yielding MGQRNLTSLTEFVLMGVTRQPELQMPLFMAFLIVYTVTVVGNLGMIILIQVDSRLHTPMYFFIKHLAFIDLGNSTVICPKMLANFVVDQNIISYYACATQLAFFLMFIISEFFILSAMAYDRYSAICNPLLYNVIMSQRRCRVLVGIPYLYSTFQALMFTIKIFTLTFCGSNIINHFYCDDVPLLLLLCSNAQEIELLIILFSAFNLLSSLLIVLVSYIMILRAIFRMHSAEGRKKAFSTCGSHLTVVVVFYSSLLFMYTQPKAARSFDTDKVASVFYTLVIPMLNPLIYSLRNKEVKKAFHRVCKNQCKL